In Methanoculleus sp. SDB, one DNA window encodes the following:
- a CDS encoding fructose-bisphosphate aldolase (catalyzes the reversible formation of fructose 1,6-bisphosphate from glycerone phosphate and D-glyceraldehyde 3-phosphate): MIGKAIRLERIMDRNTGRAVIIPMDHGFTLGQIEGLGDMPSIIGEVSDGGANAVVLHKGIVGSGHRRYGRDIGLIVHLSASTSLNPDPNDKVLVCSVEEAITLGADAVSIHINLGAPNESRMLEEAGNISWDCKRWGIPLLTMIYPRGAGIDPASPAAIGHCVRVGEELGADLIKTSYTGDPVSFGKIVKACSVPVFVAGGEKAGDLATLTAIRDAVSAGAAGVCMGRNAFQRDNTASFVRAICRVVHDGTDPETALEEVG, encoded by the coding sequence ATGATTGGCAAGGCAATCAGGCTCGAACGCATCATGGACCGGAATACCGGACGTGCCGTGATTATCCCGATGGACCACGGCTTTACGCTCGGCCAGATTGAGGGACTTGGCGATATGCCGTCCATTATCGGTGAGGTGAGTGACGGAGGGGCGAATGCGGTCGTCCTGCACAAGGGCATCGTCGGAAGCGGCCACAGGCGCTACGGCCGTGATATAGGACTGATTGTGCACCTCTCCGCGAGCACGTCCCTCAATCCCGACCCGAACGACAAGGTACTTGTCTGCTCGGTCGAGGAGGCGATCACGCTCGGGGCTGATGCTGTCTCAATCCATATCAATCTCGGTGCCCCGAACGAATCGCGCATGCTTGAAGAAGCGGGGAACATTTCATGGGACTGCAAGCGTTGGGGCATCCCCCTGCTGACGATGATCTACCCGCGGGGAGCGGGCATCGATCCGGCAAGCCCCGCGGCTATCGGCCACTGCGTACGCGTTGGTGAAGAACTCGGTGCAGATCTTATCAAGACCTCGTACACCGGAGATCCTGTCTCGTTCGGCAAGATCGTGAAGGCCTGTTCGGTGCCGGTTTTTGTTGCCGGCGGCGAGAAGGCGGGCGATCTCGCCACCCTCACGGCAATCCGCGATGCGGTCTCTGCCGGGGCGGCCGGTGTCTGCATGGGAAGAAACGCCTTTCAGCGGGACAACACGGCATCGTTTGTCCGGGCGATCTGCAGGGTCGTCCACGACGGCACGGACCCGGAAACGGCGCTGGAGGAAGTCGGATGA
- a CDS encoding 3-dehydroquinate synthase, which produces MKLFWVDCRPWNKACATTAIESGADAVVADDPERVRELGRVRVVADGGDLVPGEDVFFVDIDGAEGQEQARACADRGYVVVRTRDWTVIPLENLVAASDRIIAQVSSAEEADVALQVLEKGVSGVLLATDSPTEISRVGERVRRTTGTVPLSTFEVTRITQTGMGDRVCVDTCSLLADGQGMLVGNTSEGFLLVHAETLENPYVAARPFRVNAGAVHAYILLPDGRTAYLADLRAGDPMLIVDAGGKAAEAVVGRIKIERRPLLLVEAVSGDVSAGLVLQNAETIRLVREGGTAVSVVQLAVGDRLLGHISGAGRHFGMAVRETIVER; this is translated from the coding sequence ATGAAACTCTTCTGGGTGGATTGCCGGCCGTGGAACAAGGCATGTGCGACAACCGCCATCGAGAGCGGGGCCGATGCCGTCGTTGCGGACGATCCTGAACGGGTCCGTGAGCTCGGCCGGGTCAGGGTGGTTGCGGATGGCGGCGATCTGGTCCCCGGCGAAGATGTCTTCTTTGTCGATATCGACGGCGCGGAAGGGCAGGAGCAGGCGCGGGCCTGTGCCGATCGCGGATACGTGGTCGTGCGCACGCGGGACTGGACCGTGATCCCGCTTGAAAACCTCGTCGCCGCTTCCGACCGCATAATCGCGCAGGTATCCTCGGCAGAGGAGGCGGACGTCGCTTTGCAGGTGCTCGAAAAGGGGGTTTCGGGCGTCCTTCTCGCAACCGACTCTCCGACAGAGATTTCCCGCGTGGGCGAACGGGTCCGCAGGACGACGGGCACCGTCCCCCTGTCCACCTTCGAGGTGACACGGATCACACAGACCGGCATGGGTGACCGGGTATGTGTCGATACCTGCAGCCTGCTCGCCGACGGTCAGGGCATGCTCGTCGGGAACACATCCGAAGGTTTCCTCCTTGTTCATGCCGAGACACTTGAAAATCCGTACGTCGCTGCCCGGCCGTTCCGGGTCAACGCCGGAGCGGTGCATGCCTACATCCTTCTCCCGGACGGCCGTACCGCGTACCTCGCCGATCTCCGTGCGGGTGATCCCATGCTGATCGTGGATGCCGGCGGAAAGGCCGCCGAAGCGGTGGTGGGTCGGATCAAGATCGAACGGCGCCCGCTCCTGCTCGTTGAGGCGGTATCGGGAGATGTCAGCGCAGGCCTCGTATTGCAGAACGCGGAGACGATACGGCTCGTGCGGGAAGGCGGCACGGCAGTGTCCGTCGTACAGCTCGCGGTGGGTGATCGGCTCCTCGGCCATATATCCGGGGCCGGACGGCATTTCGGCATGGCCGTCCGCGAGACGATTGTGGAGCGGTGA
- a CDS encoding prephenate dehydrogenase — MRVGIIGGTGRMGQLFAGVFTRAGHRVTVSGRTTRLSNTDLAADSDLIIISVPIRSTPGVIAEIAPVLRAGQVLADLTSLKTGPVQAMLATPADVIGLHPMFGPGVLSLRHQLIVAVPARCSGDTLKSVLSVFEAEGARILLSNPETHDRMMAVVQGLVHFATLSLADAIRRSAVDIGDALSYTSPVYRMEMGLVGRILGQDPALYGAILQDNPQVPPLLEAFSESVRELREIVDSGDQNAFAAFFNRNAVAFADYTPSATRETDELIACMVNRS; from the coding sequence GTGAGGGTCGGAATTATCGGCGGTACCGGGAGGATGGGGCAGCTTTTTGCCGGAGTCTTCACGCGGGCCGGGCACAGGGTGACGGTCTCGGGGCGGACGACTCGGCTCTCGAACACGGATCTGGCAGCCGATTCGGATCTCATCATCATATCGGTCCCGATCCGGAGTACTCCCGGCGTTATTGCCGAGATCGCCCCTGTTCTCAGGGCCGGACAGGTTCTCGCCGACCTGACATCACTGAAAACCGGCCCGGTACAGGCGATGCTCGCCACACCCGCCGATGTTATCGGCCTGCACCCGATGTTCGGGCCGGGCGTTCTCTCGCTCCGGCATCAGCTGATCGTGGCGGTCCCCGCACGGTGTTCAGGGGACACCCTGAAGTCTGTCCTGTCGGTTTTTGAAGCAGAAGGAGCACGGATTCTCCTCTCAAATCCTGAGACGCATGACCGGATGATGGCGGTGGTGCAGGGGCTTGTCCATTTTGCCACGCTCAGCCTTGCCGACGCGATCCGGCGGTCGGCCGTCGATATCGGCGATGCCCTCTCCTATACAAGCCCCGTCTACCGGATGGAAATGGGGCTCGTGGGACGGATTCTCGGACAGGATCCGGCGCTGTATGGTGCGATACTCCAGGATAATCCCCAGGTGCCGCCGCTTCTCGAGGCATTTTCCGAATCGGTCCGGGAGCTGCGGGAGATCGTGGACTCCGGGGATCAGAATGCATTTGCCGCGTTTTTTAACCGGAATGCCGTGGCGTTTGCAGACTACACTCCGTCGGCAACCCGCGAGACTGACGAACTGATTGCATGCATGGTGAACCGTTCATGA
- a CDS encoding fructose-bisphosphate aldolase (catalyzes the reversible formation of fructose 1,6-bisphosphate from glycerone phosphate and D-glyceraldehyde 3-phosphate), protein MNGKKIRMERIINRNTGKTIIVPMDHGVSSGPIAGLTDMGRTVDLVAEGGANAVLGHMGLALYGHRTHGRDIGLILHLSASTSIGPDPNDKVLVNTVTNALKMGADGVSVHINIGADSEARMLSDLGRIGVECMEWGMPLLAMMYPRGRGITDEHAVVSVALAARVAAELGADLVKTVYTGDPDSFREVTGGCPVPVVVAGGSKTDELQTLTLIEGAMEGGAAGISIGRNAFQHPAPDRFVRAAALIVHDGRSAEETMEILRSGGP, encoded by the coding sequence GATGGAAAGAATCATCAACCGGAACACGGGAAAGACGATCATCGTCCCGATGGACCACGGGGTATCGTCCGGTCCGATAGCCGGGCTGACGGACATGGGAAGAACAGTCGATCTGGTTGCCGAGGGGGGTGCGAATGCCGTACTGGGGCACATGGGGCTGGCACTCTACGGCCATCGCACGCACGGGCGCGATATCGGCCTGATACTTCATCTCTCCGCCAGCACGTCGATTGGGCCCGACCCGAACGACAAGGTGCTCGTGAACACCGTGACAAACGCACTGAAGATGGGTGCGGACGGGGTGTCGGTTCACATCAATATCGGCGCTGATTCGGAGGCACGGATGCTCTCCGATCTCGGGCGAATCGGCGTGGAGTGCATGGAATGGGGGATGCCCCTCCTTGCGATGATGTACCCCCGCGGCAGGGGAATAACCGACGAGCACGCGGTGGTATCCGTGGCGCTCGCCGCCCGCGTCGCTGCGGAACTCGGCGCCGACCTCGTCAAGACCGTCTACACGGGCGACCCCGACAGCTTTCGGGAGGTGACGGGAGGGTGCCCGGTGCCGGTCGTGGTTGCCGGTGGTTCGAAGACCGACGAGCTGCAGACACTCACGCTGATAGAGGGTGCAATGGAGGGCGGCGCAGCCGGCATTTCGATCGGCAGGAATGCGTTCCAGCATCCCGCACCCGACCGGTTCGTCCGGGCTGCCGCACTGATTGTTCACGACGGAAGATCGGCGGAAGAAACAATGGAAATCCTCCGTAGCGGAGGCCCCTGA